GCTTCAGtgtttcaaataaattaaaaaaaaaaccgaaggaTAACACCGGACAACATTACTAACATTAACAACTCCTGATGGATTCAAATTGATCATATAGCATATTCCGCGAAAAGCGCTCTCCTTTTCTGCATTGTCTCTGATATTGCGAAGGCTGAAGCAGGCCGGTCGAATGAATGTTACCAAATGCGGCGCCACCTCTTCAGCGCAGTACGTTCCAAGCCGTCCGATCGTGATAGCTGTAATATACGATCACTAGTGAAAAATTAGTAGTAATCATGTTGCACCATGACGacgaaattatcaaaattacTTTCAGCCACAAGGAATTGAAAGTAAAGCTAATCGAACTCACCGGTATTTTCCAGCAACGTTCGCTGACCATCTTTCTGATTCATAACCCGTATGAGGTGAGGCAAAATTGATAGCACATACTGTTTCATCTCTGCTCCCATTTTTAATGACATCTAGAACAAAATATCGTATATTTTTCTGAGAGGAGATGAACAAATTTGATGACAAAcaaattgacaaaaaagaaaaacaaataacgcGAATGTCTCACTTCACCGAAAGCCCAAATAGCGTTGTTGCAAACAGAAATATGGGATGGATCAAAGTTCATGGCCAAGATTGGAATAAACGTTTCTGAAGGTGATTTCATAGAAATTTCGAGCAACTATAAACAATATATCCAGAAACTAAATTCGAACTCACGAGTATATGGCTTTATATGGTGCCAGCAAGCTTTGGTGAGATCTCCAAGCAAGGCAAAGCTGCTTTGTCGCACCTCCGGTGTGGGATCCTAGGCGGATGTATTGCTAATCCAAAACTTatacgattaaaaaaaagattctaaaCAGACCACTGCACATAAGGACAATAGCTGCAACACTTCGTTGCGACCAACTAACGGTTCAATATGAGCTCCCAAGCTTTCGGCGAGACCAGACAACAAATCCAAGGCAACGATGAGATAGTCCTTAAAAAAACGTATACCACCAGTAACTATTTCTGAGGACGTCTAAGATTGCTCAACGGTAatattcttagaaaaaatatatcatGACCTTGCAGTTTCACTAACCTTGTCTGGCATTTCTACTTCATTAGGCCGTTGTTGTGCTTCCACTGACTGATGGAGTGATTGAGTTATAAGCGTGATGCATCTGAACGTTAAATGATTGAAAAGAATTCTTATTGGGAATATTCTTCAAGCTCTATACGTGTTAATACGACGACTCGACTATATTCTAACTAAATAAGGGGAGAATGCTATATTAAGAAGGCAAAACAAGGTAACGAATGATAAATACAAATGATAAACTGACAAACCTAGTGTAAACAGGCTCACAGTAAGGCAAAAATGCAATCCCCATTGCTGATGCGACTGATGAGACGCATTCGAGTAGAGGGAACAGTTCCTAAAACAAAATCTACCGAACTTTTGGTTCCAGAACCAAATTTCTGGCATAAATTTCAAGATGAAAATGAACTCGGAAATTTTAGTCTGGAAAATAACAGATGACACTAtattctgggaaaaaaaacacaataagttggtttttttcaattatgtTCAAGACGCATAATTTGAATAGACGGAATCTAGTTTACCAATAAAATCAGAATCTTATACAGAAAACCCCAAAGATTAAGTAGCAGTGTCTTCGCCCACGCCCCTCAGCGCTGTCAATTAAAAACGCAACTTAAATTCCATTAAGAAACTAGTaaaacagcaagaaatttCCCGACAACAACATTCCTTTGCCTTACGAGAATACACGGATATAGAATATTCAAGAAGTTTACCTAACTATTCAAATATGACGTGAGAAATGAATAACATATATGTCAGAGCTGAATCTCACCTTATCATCATTGCCAAGTCTTTGCCACTTCTCCATAAGAGGTGGCATAAGCACTTGAACATACATTGGCTGACTCAATGCGTTTCCCACCGAATTTGCGAGAGTTCCCACGGCATCGTATAAGATTAGAAGGTTTTTCGCCTAAAAACCACCGATTCGAAGGAAGAAATACAATtcaatgcgaaaaaaagacctaATGATAATATGGACGAATTCGGAATTACCTGATATATACCAAATGCCTGTACAAGCGTCTGCAAAATATCAGATAGATATGGAGCTATGAAATCTCCTCCCTCTTCTTCAACAGTAGCGAAGGCACTGCATGCAGCCTCCTGTACTCGCTTATTTCCATCCAAAACTCGAACAAGTAActgcaatttcaatttttgaagttccAATATATTTCGCAATATTTATCAGTTACCCCTTTCAATGTGAGCTCGAAATATTGCTCCCGTGCTTCATCCACAACCCAAGAACAGTATCGTGAAAGGGTCCAACATGTAATCGAACTGAAGACTATACTTATTCTATAGAATAGTCAGAATATCATAATTCCATCGCAAAACCTCACCGCACAAGAGGTTTCTTGTCATCTAGCATGTTCAGAAGGAAAGGAATAAGCTCATGAAGGTGAGGAGTTATTCCATTCATGCAACCTTCCGCTACTGCACCAAGGGCAAGGATTCCTGATTCTTTCACCTAAAAAAGAACGTATGTATGCCCAAACTAGGCAATCTGCATAGTTGGGacagaaaaaactgaacaaaCAACTGTAGAAAAAGCCATCATAGCTGTTTTGATAACCTTTCCGCGAATCTAAGACAAATTTACGCGAAGACTCATCTCATGTTAAACTTTtactaaaatttcaaaacaaaaaaaaacggatgcCTCTAAAATTACCTCCCACTCTGGATGACACAGCGCCTCTTTAAGAATGGGTAGTAATATCGGGAGTAACTCTTGTTTAAATATTGATGCTAGAACATCCAAAGAAGCCGCAGAGCACCGTCCTAAATAATAatcaattcgaaaaaaaagtgagagaaaaaattgtgcagTACGAAGAAAAACTTACGGATATTCCATTCTGCATAAGTTTCGTCGCTTCCGTCGTCATCAGGGTCCTGGAAGAATAAAGTAGTAAAGGTAAgtaaatcaaaaaaagaatctaagATCGAAAATTGGCAAAATCGTCGGAACTCACTTCGCCATTAACCTGTCCTGCGGCAACTTTCGACTTATGAAAACGTGGTTTGATATCCTCATCACGGTCGGGAATCATAGCATCCTCTTCGTCACAGTTCCCCTGAAAGCAAAGGCACATGAGGGAATCATAGCTTCCTTCAcacttttgcgaaaaaaaaaaaagaaaaagaaaagacaaggATCCCATTCAATTTACCTTTAATGCGATTATATCACTCTCTGAGTATCGCATACATTTAACAAGAACTGGTACTAACTTTCCAAGGAATGGAGATAGTAATTCTTTGCAAACATCCGAGTTTTCAGCAAGAGATAGCCAGAACTCACAAGCTTCTACCGCAATGCTCTCATTAGGATCCTAAAACAACACTAGCTGCTAATATATTAATAGTACCTCAAACTtgtgtgaaaaaagtgaaattctattaacaaaagattttctttaacGTCTTCTagacataaataataattatctGACTGCACCTGAGTTTTCATAATGATATAGTCGATGACATTCGGCAGATGAGGagccaatttttcaaaatgactaTCAAGCAAAAGCGTCAATGACCGGCACAGCTGTTTTTGAACTTCCTGAAAAGGTGGTAGTGGTGAAAGCTGATTAGATGAATCTGGCAATCTcgtaataaaaaagtttccaaTACCTCTGTTACTAAACGAGACAAAATTGACTTACCGGGTCCTGATCGTGCGCACGGCCAAATAGTTGCTGTAGAAAATCGTCAATCACCGCACTTATCGGATCATTATTGATCATCAAAATGCTGTTCACGGAATTCATGGATAGTCCTCTGTAAAACAGCTATTATAATGACTCTGCGTTGTGCAACAATGCATggacaaaaacatttttaaaggtCACACGATTATTGAGAGATTagtattttgcaaaaaaaagttaatccTTTTCCAACCTCATCTTTGCACTTTCCGAGCTGAAGAATGACAAAATTTTTGGCATTAGCGGATGCACATGTTGTTCGGTATCCAGACGATCTCCGGAGTCTTCGAAAATCTTCTGGATAGCACCCATCGAACCCTGGAGACAGGGCTTCTACTtcgtcattaaaaaaatcaaaaagttttctattcaaagaaaacaacgaCCTTCTTTTCAGCAGTTCCGTTGACCACTTCTTCTTACtgatagaaaaacaaacaacaaacggGAAAGAATGACTATACCCCCGAAATTAGGgaataaatcaatcaattaccTCCTGCATATTTGGATCCGGCTGATCTAAGAGGTGACCCAAATATGGTAAGAGCGTAGGCCAATGTCCAACACCATTTTCTTCAACAACTATTGTGGTAACTAAAATGATCATAATCAAATGTGATACATGTCGATACAAAATGTCAACAACTGCTCAAACATACTAATAATTCCAACAGTAGCACGAATCAATGGACTTGGATCTGCAATGCTGGCTAATGTGTTTGTTTTTACAAATTCTCGCACATCATTCGGATATTTCGCCCATTGTGACCGTACATTATTCTTTAATATCAATCCAGCTAGTGAACGACTTGCTTCCTGAAGCCGAAAACATTTTATTACAACACTCGTTGAATCAGGATGTTCTAAAACACTTGAAATCCATTACATACTTGCTCTTCTTTCATCCCACTGAGGATATGTACAAGATAACAGCAGAACGATTGATGGCCATTGAGCATATCGAGTTGCTGCTGAACATTGCGTTGGACTACGGTGTCTGTAGACTGCGAGTGATGGAGCAGATGGAGAACCTCAACTTCAGCTATTAGAAAAACCTCAAATTACAGAGTGGAGtgattcttctatttattcctTAATCTAAATCCAATCAGCAATCGTTTGCAACTGTAAGATTTTACTTCTCACTATTATAGGATTATATACTATGTTGTAATAGGTAATTCATGAAATGTAATTCgtgaaaaat
This is a stretch of genomic DNA from Necator americanus strain Aroian chromosome II, whole genome shotgun sequence. It encodes these proteins:
- a CDS encoding hypothetical protein (NECATOR_CHRII.G8269.T1); protein product: MTSWQPNQEELTQVLHLLHHSQSTDTVVQRNVQQQLDMLNGHQSFCCYLVHILSGMKEEQEASRSLAGLILKNNVRSQWAKYPNDVREFVKTNTLASIADPSPLIRATVGIIITTIVVEENGVGHWPTLLPYLGHLLDQPDPNMQEGSMGAIQKIFEDSGDRLDTEQHVHPLMPKILSFFSSESAKMRGLSMNSVNSILMINNDPISAVIDDFLQQLFGRAHDQDPEVQKQLCRSLTLLLDSHFEKLAPHLPNVIDYIIMKTQDPNESIAVEACEFWLSLAENSDVCKELLSPFLGKLVPVLVKCMRYSESDIIALKGNCDEEDAMIPDRDEDIKPRFHKSKVAAGQVNGEDPDDDGSDETYAEWNIRRCSAASLDVLASIFKQELLPILLPILKEALCHPEWEVKESGILALGAVAEGCMNGITPHLHELIPFLLNMLDDKKPLVRSITCWTLSRYCSWVVDEAREQYFELTLKGLLVRVLDGNKRVQEAACSAFATVEEEGGDFIAPYLSDILQTLVQAFGIYQAKNLLILYDAVGTLANSVGNALSQPMYVQVLMPPLMEKWQRLGNDDKELFPLLECVSSVASAMGIAFLPYCEPVYTRCITLITQSLHQSVEAQQRPNEVEMPDKDYLIVALDLLSGLAESLGAHIEPLVGRNEVLQLLSLCAVDPTPEVRQSSFALLGDLTKACWHHIKPYTQTFIPILAMNFDPSHISVCNNAIWAFGEMSLKMGAEMKQYVLSILPHLIRVMNQKDGQRTLLENTAITIGRLGTYCAEEVAPHLVTFIRPACFSLRNIRDNAEKESAFRGICYMINLNPSGVVNDFVFLCDAIASWSTPKPELKEMFSRILNGFRNQVGIENWTAFTAQFPPPLRERLAAQYNV